GCCAAAAGTGGATCAAGAATTGGTAATCGATTTTCCGTCCTGCGTTTTTCTCAGAACGGACTCAATTAAAAATAACTCATTTTTTCAGTTGAGATTTTTCGGCGGTGATGGATCATCCGCACCCCGACCCAAGGCGTTTGCGCGCGTGGCGGAATTGGTAGACGCGCTAGATTCAGGTTCTAGTGAGTAACATCGTGGAGGTTCGAGTCCTCTCGCGCGCACCACCTCAACAACTTGTTGGGGTGTCTTTTTTCGATGCAGGACGCTGGTTATGTCAAAAAAGCTTTCGCGGGGATCGCTCGCCGTTACATGCTGGCCAATCATGTGTTGAGTCTCGGCATTGATGTGCTTTGGCGAAAAAAAACGGCAGGTCTGGTGGCTCAATGTGAGCCCAAGATGATCTTAGATCTGGCCACGGGTAGTGGTGATCTCGCTCGGGAGTTGCAGCGCCAGTGCCCGCAGGCACGCGTGCTCGGGGCGGATTTTTCGATTCCGATGATGCGGGAGTCACAGGCTTTGGATTTCCCTCAGCTGGTGGCTGCCGATGGCATGAATTTGCCTTTCCAGAGTGAGTCCTTCAATGCCCTGACGGTGGCTTTCGGGCTGCGTAACATGGCTTCTTGGCCGGGTGCTTTGAGGGAGATGCAGCGTGTGATTGCACGTC
The DNA window shown above is from Prosthecobacter debontii and carries:
- a CDS encoding ubiquinone/menaquinone biosynthesis methyltransferase, translating into MQDAGYVKKAFAGIARRYMLANHVLSLGIDVLWRKKTAGLVAQCEPKMILDLATGSGDLARELQRQCPQARVLGADFSIPMMRESQALDFPQLVAADGMNLPFQSESFNALTVAFGLRNMASWPGALREMQRVIARQGSLFVLDFSLPTLPVVRPLYLFYLKRIMPMIAGWITGERAAYEYLCSSVERFPSGAAMEKLILEAGFKTVKSIRLTFGIASLYLAKKG